From Ananas comosus cultivar F153 unplaced genomic scaffold, ASM154086v1, whole genome shotgun sequence:
GTAAATTGGGTTCATGCTTGAttataattaaactaattaTCTTAGAGATGATGTTTATATGGAGTTGTTGTTGCTATGAGTGACGGCATTAGAGTTTTGAACTGCTGGTAGCTGCCAAGTGAAGTGAATTCTCTGGTGCAGTCCTGCTGTCCGAGTTGTGAAGTAGGGCTGAAATTGGTACTTCAAGTGAGTTTTCTTGATACTTCAAGTTGAATAAAGAGTATGGTAATTGATCCTAGCTCAGCTGAGCTTTGAGGGTAATAGTTGTTCAAGGAAAAGATTAAATGCTGAAAAATGCAGCATAGATGAGATTTCAGCTTAGTGCTGAAATCAGCATTGAGCTGATCATGTATACGTATACGTGGATACTTGGAGTTGGAATGCAAGTTTTGCTGAAAGTAAATATAATGTCGGTTCAAtctctttttttgctttataaatgaaagttaaacaCGCTtgaaagtctaaattgacttcCCGACAGGTCGTCGATGCGCTAATTTCGGTAGAGACCGTTCTAGTTCCATTGACACTCAGTCGTGAGAGATAGTCGTCGACACATCTCGAGATATCGATCTTAGTTGagtgacaccactacaggtgggtggtgctatccgaagtctttgaatcaccttttatgtctatggtTTTCCATTGAGCATATTACTTGTATTCATGCATCATAGGGTAGTGATATTATGCAAGTGATATTTAAATATGTGAATGCTTATCAATGTTGAGAAAATGTGTACTTAGAATGTGGACAtggaaccctatgaatgtatggactatagcaatagtaaacttggtgacattcaactaaagatttggttagcatcgagaaatgaatttgtgaaactagtataaagaactagttagagtaaagtgtgacagtgtttgtcagttgaatcctctaaagggggatTAGATCATACTCATATTTGTTTGGCTCaagtgaggtcgctcctccttgaacgatgagctccggagtagtcatatttactggaccaggaggtgcgtctcccccagttgacggtcccatcgggtgtaggtgcgtctccccgatatttgggatagcgTCAGTGAGTAATTGTTAACCAGAGGGTTAACCAAAATGAATTGGGTAAACTcagtaaaagcatgcatgcatgtttacagttttcatatattGCTTTCTTCCACCTTTGTAAAGTCATTGTAGTAGTACatttatagttggttactatctgttttacctttcttgcctacatatgcttGAGTAGACCTAGttggtgagtcggcgaggtcggcggccgaacccactgggaactttcttgtagttctcacaccactaaccatacaggttccagtgcgagtgttgttgccgaggatcgcggcaagggccctgcagcttagctagctgacaccagagtatagtagttaccattttgagttcatgtattagccattttgatgtacagagacatgtaaatgaaaatATTAGAGAGTTTGTAAAtgactaaatgtttcagttatgtaaagttttaaattacagtgaatttcagtatagctagcttactatcacttgtgttgttgcttgccctcgtgcaagccatgtatattaaAATGTTATCCtgagaattgtttatttctttatacatgtattcattgttgttgagccttgggcggacagaggagtttctgtccgttcggcatctgtgtacgggcccggatcgaccaaattggcgatagcgggacgtgacagatgaagtggtatcagagcaagtgatAGTGAATGTCTAGGATGACCTATGGGACTTAGGATTGGAAACCTAGGAACCAGGAACGTAAGTGGCGTGAATCAAATGATAGCGAAAGCTAAACAAATTGGGTTAGTTGTTAGTAAGTCTCTAATGTTAATTAGGGGCTGATCCAAGTGTTATTTATATGCAACTAAAAAGAGTTATGTTGGTGGCCAATAACATAAAGCTAAGGGTTGAGTATAAATatgcttgattgctttcgcctgattggtttTGTTTTACTAATGTGAATTGTTCGTTTCAGGAGAATGCCACCGCGACGTGCGACGAGATCCACTCCGGCATCACCTCCTGAGGTGCCAGAGCAGTCTGGGTCTGATGAGGTTCGGGAGTTGCGTGCCTAGGTGAGCACGTTAGTTGGGGCTATGCAGAGACAGGAGGAGCATATAAAGAGTTTACAGGATCTAATGTCGCGACAGGCGACAACAGCAGTACCTGGGAGTCAGGATGTACCTGTATCTGAGGCGCCGACGATCGTGCCTCCTATTCCGCCGACTGTATCTCCAGTGGTTTCTGGGATCTCTGATTCTGACTTGACTGCGACAGAGGCCGGGCGCGTGCGATTTGTAAAGGTACTCGAGGCATTTATGCGATTTAATCCGCCTATATTTGACGGGAAAGAAGCAGATTCGTGGGTATTGGAGACATGGTTTACAGCGATGGAGGCATTATTTGAGGACATTTACACTCTGGAAAGGGACAAGGTTCCGTTGGCAGCGCACTGTTTTGAGAAGGATGCTCAAATTTGGTGGCAAAAGACCAAGAAGAAGCGGGCATCATACCTACCACCGCTTacttgggaggagttccgaGAGATGTTATTCATGGAGTACTTTCCCGACAGCgataaaaggaaaatgaaaaaagacttccgcaagttgagacaggaaAACCGTTCGGTACAAGAGTACGAACGGGAGTTTACTCATTTGGTGAACTGTGTACCTGGTATGGTTCATACGGATCGAGATCGGGCGGAGTACTttgagcgagggttgcgacctgACATATTCAGGACAGTCAATGCTCTGAAGTTAAAGACATTTGAGGAGGTCCTGGATTGAGCTCTTTGGATTGAGCGCGGAAATGCGATTGGGCGTGATGAACGTGAATCGTTTGAAAGAGATcgagaaagggaaaaagaaaagaaaaggactaCTAGTGGTGCCGGGGGACAGTCGAGCTCTAAACGGCCCCCTCGGTATCCACGTTCTCAGTCGAGGTATCAGGGACCTCAGAGATGTGTGATTTGCGGCGGGAATCATCGAGTGACGGCTTGTCCACAACGGGATGGTAAATGTTTTAagtgtggtcagccgggacataTGATTCGTGACTGCCCGAGAGGAGCATCATCTGCACCGTCGACAGCTTCAGTTCAGTCGCCCTCCAGACAGCGTTCTGGTTTACCACCTGCTATGTCAGCTGGACGTTCTTTTGTACCACGTCAGTATGAGCCACCCCGACCTGCACCGAGTACTCGTACAGAGGAACCTCGATCTGCACCGAGTGGACGTGTATTTGCCGCTCAGATAGAGGATCCTGCCGTGGTtgacgatgtcgtggcaggtattgtttTACTTCATGGTATTAGATCTTGTGCATTATTTGACActggtgcatctcattcatttatCAGTAGTTTATTTACTAAAACACATGATATTGAGATTTCGGATAGACCAGATGCCTGGTGGGTCTATGCTCCTGAGCACACGTTTAGTGTTCACGAGGAGTGTGCGGCGTGTCCAGTTcaggttggagattggattatgccagcTGATTTGCTAGTGTTGAAGCAAATGAAAGGTTTTGATATAATCCTTGGGATGGATTGGCTTACAAAGtactatgccacgattgattgcgaAAGTAAAATTATTACTTTTCGTGAACCCGGGCAGAAGGAAGTTGTATATCGAGCGTGCAAGAGTTCGCTCTTTGCACTAACTGTATCATCGACGAGGGCCAGAAAGTTGATTAGTAATAGATGCCCAGCCTATTTGGTGACTGTAGTGGAGACTCAAAAGGAACTTCCAGCACTGAGTGATATTCCAGTGGTTCGAGAGTTTCCTGATGTATTTcctgcggagttaccgggattgccaccggatcgAAAAattgagttcgttattgacttggttTCCGggacggcgccaatttcgaaggctccatataggatggcacctgctgagttgagagagttgaaagctcagttacaggatttgatggataaaggctttgtgaagccTAGTGTATCACCCTGGGGAGGTCCAGttctatttgtaaagaagaaagacggaatGTTTCGTCTTTGTGTTGATTATCGTGAACTGAATAAGATCACaattaagaataaatatccgTTGCCACGgatcgatgatttatttgatcagttgcaaggttcacgggtgtactcgaagattgatcttcaatcaggttaccaccaattgaagattaaGCCAGAGGATGTACACAAGACAGCGTTACGCACTCGTTATGGTCATTacgagtttacggtgatgcccTTTGGACTGACCAATGCCCCTGCAgcatttatggatctgatgaacagGATCTTTAAGCCGCTGTTGGATCAGTGTGTGGTGGTATTTATAGATGATATCCTGATCTTTTCTCTAAGTAATGAAGAGCATGAAGAACGCTTGAGAATAGTTATGCAAATTCTTCGAGAAAAACAGTTatatgccaaattgaagaaatgtgaattttggctgcGAGAGGTCGCATTtttggggcatgtgatttctgaGGGTGGTGTAGCTGTTGACccaaagaaagtagaggcaattaaagattggcctcgcccgacgactgTTCCAGAGATCCGCAGTTTCCTTGGATTAGCAGGGTATtataggcggttcgtggagggattcGCGAAGattactactccactaacgcgtcTTACACATAAAGGAACCAAATATGTGTGGAGCGAAGAATGTGATCGTAGTTTTCGGGAATTGAAAGAAAGGTTGACGTCGACTCCTATTCTGGCCTTGCCGATTTCAGGGGAGAgttttgtgatctacagtgatgcttcctacagTGGACTTGGGTGTGTGCTTATGCAGGGTGGTCGAGTGATTGATTATGCGTCTCGCCAGTTGAAGaactatgaaaagaattatcctattcatgatttggaattggcaGCGGTGATCTTCGCACTGAAGTTGTGGAGACATTACCTTTATGGCGAGCATTGTGAAATTTATACTGATCACAAGAGTCTGAAGTATTTATTCACCCAGAAAGAgctgaatatgcgacaacgccggttgttagaattgttgaaagattatgatgttaatattctataccacccaggAAAAGCAAATGTGGTTGCAGATGCACTGAGTAGGAAGTCAGTGGAGAACTTAGCTATGATGATTACCCACCAACCGTCATTGTGGAAGGAAATGTGGCGGTTTGACCTTGAGGTAGTAGCTCCAGATGTACCAGCTATTCTTGCTGCCCTAGTTGTTCAACCGACTTTGTTGGAACGGATTAAAGATCGGCAATCTTTAGATCCATATCTCCAAAAAGTGCAgtgtgaagttgagagcgggCGAGGGGATGATTTTACAGTGGGATCTGACGGTGCACTTCGATTTTGCAACCGGTTGTGCGTACCTAAAGACGAGGAAATCCAGAGGGCTATATTACAGGAAACTCATCAGTCACCTTATAGTATACATCCaggtggcactaagatgtacaaagatcttaaagtgcattattggtggcctggaatgaagaaGGATGTTGGACAGTTTGTGGCGCAGTGCTTAACGTGTCAGCAAGTGAAAGCTGAGTGTAGATTTCCCGCGGGAAAGTTACAGAGCTTGCCTATTCCAGTCTGGAAGTGGGAGAACATTGCGATGGATTTcattgttggattacctcgaTCACAGGCTGGACATGACACCATTTGGGTGATTGTTGATCGACTGACGAAATCGGCGCATTTTTTGCCAATTCATGCTACTTGGTCAGGGGACAAGTTAGCACAGGTGTACCTCAACGAGATTGTGAGATTACACGGAGTCCCGacgtcgattgtatctgatcgagacccGCGGTTTACATCtcacttctggaggagtttgcagGATGCTCtcggcacacggctcgactttagtacagcttttcatcctcagactgatGGGCAGTCTGAGAAGACAATTCAGATTTTGGAGGATATGCTAcgggcgtgtgtacttgacttcAGAGGGAGTTGGCATGATTCCTTAGCGATGGCTGaatttgcatataataatagctatcaaggAAGTATCgcaatggcaccgtttgaagctctCTACGGGAGAAAGTGTCGATCccctatccattggagtgaagtcggagAAAGAATGGTTCTTGGTCCTGATGTACTCCAGGAGGCGGAGGAAAAGGTACGCCTAGTCCGCCAGAGGTTGTTAACGGCTCAGTCACGACAGCAGAGTTATGCAAATAAGCGCCGAAAGAATTTGGAGTTTGCGGTTGGCGATAAAGTGTTTTTGAAAGTGTCGCCAATGCGCGGGATAAAGAGATTTGGTGTTCGAGGGAAACTTAGTCCTCGATACATTGGACCTTACGAGATCCTAGAGCGAGTTGGAGCAGTAGCTTATAGATTGGCTCTACCGCCGAAATTTGAAGGAattcacaatgtatttcatgtttcGAACCTCCGAAAATATGTGCACCATTCAGGGCATGTTATGGAGTACGAGCCTGTAGGTCTACAAGAGGATATGACCTATGAAGAGTATCCGGTATGCATCCTTGATCGTGATGTGCGAAAATTACGAAATCGCACTATTCCCTACGTGAAAGTACAATGGAGTAATCACTCAGGACGAGAGGCCACTTGGGAATTGGAAGAAGCCATGCGTGAAGCCTATCCCCATCTTTTCATCCAGGAAACttgaggtatgaatttaagtttcgaggacgaaactatttAAGAAGGGGAGATTGTAATGTATTGGAAATCTCTCTCGAGCTAATTGTGACTAAAGTGATCACAATAATGCAAAAATGGAAATTAAGCAATCTTAAGCCTAATTAGAAGCTTGAGATTAGTCCTTGGCACATTTTGGAAATGTGAGAATAGATAAAAATGGAATTGGAATGGCTAAAGACATCCAATTGCCATTTTGActcgaaaactgaaattttaaTCAACTTGGTTGAAAAGGATCAAATTGATGTTAAATTGGAAATTAGTTGCTTCCAAATTTATTTGATAGACCGGGAAGCTTCTTTGGATGATACTAGATGTGCTCGAATGAAATTGGAAGTAACTAGTAATATTCAAAGCAGGGTGGAAGAGAAAAGGGGCTGATTTTAATGCTGCTGCCAGAAAATTCTGCAAGTGCAGAATTGTATTGTGTACCTCAGTGAGGTACAGGTGTGTACCTCAGTGAGGTACTAGCCTATAAATTTCAGCAGGACTGAAATGCAATTATGCTGATTTCAAGGATTAAGTTGCAATTCTTTGTCCTTATCACTTAGCCCCTGGTTGTGTACACCTGTCTAAGTATCTGaaccctcttctctctctttcttttatctcttttcttcttctctctctaggctaCGAAGGGTTGAGGAAGAAAGGTTGGTAACCTGTGGGGTGTTGTGGACTGAAGTGAAGCTTTGATCCAAGTAAAGAATTCTTGCTGATTGGGGTTGCTCTATAACCTGGATCAGCATCTAATCAAGGTAAACTTGATTAGTACTTATTCATAGATAAGTTGATTGTTTAAAGAGGAGATTTATATGGATTTCTTGCTATGGGCAGCTTGGACTCTTGGAGCTGAATGAAATTTGAGCTGAGCACCATTTGAGGGATTTTCGAATTCAGGTAGGAATGAGGTTTAATTCCTGATTAAGAGTGTTTCTAGCTGCTATATGTAGAAGTTAAAGAAAATTACTTCTATGTTGAATTGTAAAGGGTTAAAGGAAAAAGGCCTGGACTCGAAGGTTGATGGATTGATGTGTTGATGCTGCCGAAATGCAGGGATGGACTAATTGAGGCTGTGAGCAAGATAATTGAGCAGCAAACTAAGGTAAACTCAGTCCATATTGGATTATAGTCTAATTAGTTGCTTTAGAATGGATCGAATTGATTGTTCTTGCTGAAAATTCAGACTTGGAGCTGAAAAATTGCAATCTTGGTAGAATTTGGTGAATTCCTGCAGCAGTGACCCTTTGGTATAGCTTTTAACTAAGTAATATCAATTATTAAGTAATTAACCTGGAGTTAATTACATCTGAACTGATTTTCCTGAAGGAATTGCTGCGAGTAGTGGAATAATCGAAGCTTTAGCTGAGTGCAACCTGATTGAAACCTAAATTAAGGTAAATTGGGTTCATGCTTGAttataattaaactaattaTCTTAGAGATGATGTTTATATGGAGTTGTTGTTGCTATGAGTGACAGCATTAGAGTTTTGAACTGCTGGTAGCTGCCAAGTGAAGTGAATTCTCTGGTGCAGTCCTGCTGTCCGAGTTGTGAAGTAGGGCTGAAATTGGTACTTCAAGTGAGTTTTCTTGATACTTCAAGTTGAATAAAGAGTATGGTAATTGATCCTAGCTCAGCTGAGCTTTGAGGGTAATAGTTGTTCAAGGAAAAGATTAAATGCTGAAAAATGCAGCATAGATGAGATTTCAGCTTAGTGCTGAAATCAGCATTGAGCTGATCATGTATACGTATACGTGGATACTTGGAGTTGGAATGCAAGTTTTGCTGAAAGTAAATATAATGTCGGTTCAAtctctttttttgctttataaatgaaagttaaacaCGCTtgaaagtctaaa
This genomic window contains:
- the LOC109704457 gene encoding uncharacterized protein LOC109704457, whose amino-acid sequence is MQRQEEHIKSLQDLMSRQATTAVPGSQDVPVSEAPTIVPPIPPTVSPVVSGISDSDLTATEAGRVRFVKVLEAFMRFNPPIFDGKEADSWVLETWFTAMEALFEDIYTLERDKVPLAAHCFEKDAQIWWQKTKKKRASYLPPLTWEEFREMLFMEYFPDSDKRKMKKDFRKLRQENRSVQEYEREFTHLVNCVPGMVHTDRDRAEYFERGLRPDIFRTVNALKLKTFEEVLD